A portion of the uncultured Bacteroides sp. genome contains these proteins:
- the bglX gene encoding beta-glucosidase BglX — protein MKGLKTLVTCLLLSSLVSCAKQSKSKEKVIEGRVENLLSKMTLEEKIGQMNQISSLGNIEEMSVLIKKGEVGSILNEIDPVRVNALQRVAMEESRLGIPLLIARDVIHGFKTIFPIPLGQAASFDPKVVEEGARIAAIEASSVGIRWTFAPMIDIARDPRWGRIAEGCGEDTYLTSVMGAAMVKGFQGDSLNDPTAIAACPKHFVGYGAAEAGRDYNSTFIPERRLRNVYLPPFEAAAKAGAATYMTSFNDNDGVPSSGNEFILKQVLRKEWGFDGFVVSDWASIKEMVTHGFAADDKEAAMKAVNAGVDMEMVSYTYMNHLKALIKDGKVEEKVIDDAVRNILRIKFRLGLFDNPYVDEKRASVMYADAHLAAAKRAAVESTILLKNSKDVLPLNGGVKTVAVVGPMADAPYEQMGTWVFDGDKTHTQTPLKAIKEMYGDRVQVLYEPGLAFSRDKNLAGVAKAAAVAARADVILAFVGEESILSGEAHCLADLNLQGSQSELIAALAKTGKPLVTIVMAGRPLTIGKEADLSTALLYSFHPGTMGGPALADLLFGKENPSGKTPVTFPKMVGQIPMYYSHNNSGRPATRSEILLNNIPVEAGQTSLGCTSFYMDAGFDPLYPFGFGLSYTTFAYSNVKLSSTELKKEDVLTVTFDLKNIGKYQGTEVAQLYVQDKAGSVTRPVKELRRFMRIELKPGEKRTISFELPVSELAFWNIEMKKVVEPGDFGLWVATDSQSGKEFSFKVVE, from the coding sequence ATGAAGGGATTAAAAACTCTAGTGACTTGCTTGCTACTGTCATCTTTGGTGTCGTGTGCAAAGCAATCTAAATCGAAGGAGAAGGTAATTGAAGGCAGAGTTGAAAATCTGCTCTCTAAGATGACGCTGGAAGAGAAAATCGGGCAAATGAACCAGATTAGCTCTTTAGGTAACATCGAGGAGATGAGTGTGCTAATAAAAAAAGGAGAGGTAGGGTCGATCTTGAATGAGATTGATCCTGTTCGTGTCAACGCTTTGCAGCGAGTGGCAATGGAGGAATCTCGCTTAGGCATTCCGTTGCTTATTGCCCGAGATGTCATTCACGGTTTTAAAACTATTTTCCCTATCCCGTTGGGGCAGGCAGCTTCTTTTGATCCTAAGGTGGTAGAAGAGGGAGCTCGAATTGCTGCTATTGAAGCTTCTTCAGTAGGTATTCGCTGGACTTTTGCACCAATGATAGATATCGCTCGTGACCCTCGTTGGGGGCGTATTGCCGAGGGATGCGGAGAGGATACCTACTTAACATCTGTGATGGGTGCGGCTATGGTGAAAGGTTTTCAGGGTGATTCTTTGAATGATCCTACTGCTATTGCGGCTTGCCCTAAACATTTTGTGGGCTACGGAGCTGCTGAAGCAGGGCGCGATTATAATTCTACCTTTATTCCTGAACGACGGTTGCGGAATGTCTATCTGCCTCCATTTGAAGCGGCTGCTAAGGCTGGGGCGGCCACATACATGACCTCGTTTAACGATAATGATGGTGTTCCTTCATCCGGAAATGAATTTATATTGAAGCAGGTATTGCGTAAAGAATGGGGCTTTGATGGTTTTGTGGTTTCCGACTGGGCTTCAATAAAAGAGATGGTCACACATGGCTTTGCTGCTGACGACAAGGAAGCTGCGATGAAAGCGGTGAATGCAGGGGTGGACATGGAAATGGTGAGCTATACTTATATGAATCACCTTAAAGCTTTAATAAAGGATGGGAAAGTAGAGGAGAAGGTTATCGATGATGCCGTTCGTAACATCTTGCGGATTAAGTTTCGTTTGGGCTTATTTGATAATCCTTATGTGGACGAGAAGCGTGCTTCGGTGATGTATGCTGATGCTCACTTGGCTGCGGCTAAGCGTGCGGCAGTTGAGTCGACTATCTTGTTAAAGAATAGCAAGGATGTGTTGCCGCTGAATGGAGGGGTGAAAACCGTGGCGGTGGTTGGACCGATGGCAGATGCTCCTTACGAACAAATGGGTACATGGGTGTTTGATGGTGATAAAACGCATACGCAAACTCCTCTGAAAGCCATAAAAGAAATGTATGGAGATCGGGTGCAGGTTCTTTATGAACCGGGACTCGCTTTTAGTCGTGATAAAAATCTGGCAGGTGTGGCCAAAGCTGCTGCAGTTGCTGCACGAGCTGATGTTATTCTGGCTTTCGTGGGTGAAGAATCTATCCTTTCCGGCGAAGCGCACTGTTTGGCCGATTTAAACTTGCAGGGGAGTCAGTCCGAGCTGATAGCTGCATTGGCTAAAACCGGTAAGCCTTTAGTGACTATTGTTATGGCGGGCAGACCACTAACCATTGGTAAAGAAGCTGATTTATCCACGGCATTGCTCTATTCATTCCATCCTGGAACAATGGGTGGGCCGGCATTGGCCGATTTACTATTCGGTAAAGAGAATCCAAGTGGAAAAACACCTGTTACGTTCCCTAAGATGGTTGGGCAAATACCAATGTACTATTCGCATAATAACAGTGGACGCCCTGCTACTCGCAGCGAAATACTGTTGAACAATATTCCTGTAGAAGCCGGACAAACCTCTCTTGGTTGTACCTCTTTTTATATGGATGCCGGTTTTGATCCTCTTTACCCGTTTGGTTTTGGACTATCGTATACCACCTTTGCGTATAGTAATGTGAAGTTATCTTCCACAGAATTAAAGAAGGAAGATGTGCTGACTGTTACATTCGACTTGAAGAATATAGGTAAGTATCAGGGTACCGAAGTGGCTCAACTTTATGTGCAAGATAAAGCCGGTTCTGTCACCCGTCCGGTGAAAGAATTGAGGCGCTTTATGCGTATAGAACTCAAGCCGGGGGAAAAGCGGACAATCTCTTTTGAACTTCCTGTGAGCGAATTGGCTTTCTGGAATATAGAGATGAAAAAGGTTGTTGAGCCTGGCGATTTTGGTTTGTGGGTAGCAACCGATAGCCAGAGTGGGAAAGAATTTTCATTTAAGGTTGTGGAATAA
- a CDS encoding family 16 glycosylhydrolase, whose translation MNKSYFLLLYVFGLMCCSNGSESEATDIKITVFPADLSFASTLESKQIEVNASADFDATSSEDWCKCTPTGGTAGKKALTVTVLRNYLETDRSAVLTFKSGIVKKEVYVRQEKKSTIAPPAGYTLVWQDEFNASRLSGGKPALPNTSDWWYETGNGGWGNNEIQNYVAGVQGTDTCAIVTDGTLKIIAKKIGGQVLSIRMNTSKSWTYGYFEARLKLPQGKGTWPAFWMMPKNFVSWPDDGEIDIMEEVGYRPNYVSSSIHCKSYYHSIGTQKTAEKYVATAESDFHVYAVEWTEDYIWGFIDGESYFKFPNDKAGNKNTWPFNTPFYLKLNLAWGGNWGGAQGVDESKLPATYEIDYVRVFQKQ comes from the coding sequence ATGAATAAAAGCTATTTCCTCTTGTTATATGTGTTTGGTTTGATGTGTTGTAGCAATGGAAGCGAATCGGAGGCGACTGATATTAAAATAACAGTATTTCCTGCTGACTTGTCGTTTGCTTCTACTCTTGAATCAAAGCAAATAGAAGTGAATGCTTCAGCTGATTTTGACGCTACTTCGAGTGAAGATTGGTGTAAATGCACTCCAACGGGAGGAACGGCTGGTAAAAAGGCATTGACAGTTACTGTGCTCCGTAATTACTTGGAAACGGATCGTTCAGCAGTCTTGACTTTTAAATCGGGAATTGTTAAAAAGGAAGTTTATGTCCGACAAGAGAAAAAGTCTACTATTGCACCTCCAGCTGGTTATACACTTGTTTGGCAAGACGAATTTAATGCTTCTCGCTTAAGTGGTGGTAAACCGGCATTACCAAATACTTCCGATTGGTGGTATGAAACAGGTAATGGAGGTTGGGGAAATAATGAAATTCAGAATTATGTAGCAGGAGTGCAGGGCACAGATACGTGTGCTATTGTAACAGATGGAACTCTGAAGATTATCGCCAAAAAGATTGGGGGACAAGTCCTTTCTATCCGTATGAATACATCTAAAAGTTGGACTTACGGTTATTTTGAAGCTCGTCTAAAATTACCACAAGGAAAAGGTACATGGCCTGCCTTTTGGATGATGCCAAAGAACTTTGTAAGTTGGCCTGATGATGGTGAGATAGATATTATGGAAGAGGTGGGCTACCGTCCTAATTATGTGAGCTCATCAATCCATTGCAAGAGCTATTATCATTCTATAGGAACTCAAAAAACAGCCGAGAAATATGTCGCTACTGCCGAATCTGATTTCCATGTATATGCTGTTGAGTGGACAGAGGATTATATTTGGGGTTTTATTGATGGTGAAAGTTACTTTAAGTTCCCCAATGATAAAGCGGGCAATAAGAATACTTGGCCCTTCAATACTCCATTTTATCTGAAACTGAATTTGGCATGGGGCGGTAATTGGGGAGGCGCTCAAGGAGTGGACGAGAGCAAGCTTCCTGCGACTTATGAGATTGATTATGTACGTGTCTTTCAAAAACAATAA
- the fucO gene encoding lactaldehyde reductase, which translates to MNRIILNETSYFGAGCRSVIAVEAARRGFKKAFFVTDKDLIKFGVAAEIIKVLDGAKIPYELYSDVKANPTISNVQNGVVAFKKSGADFIVALGGGSSIDTAKGIGIVVNNPDFADVKSLEGVADTKNKAVPTFALPTTAGTAAEVTINYVIIDEDAKKKMVCVDPNDIPAVAIVDPELMYSMPKSLTAATGMDALTHAIESFITPGAWVMSDMFELKAIEMIAQNLKAAVDNGKDTVAREAMSQAQYIAGMGFSNVGLGIVHSMAHPLGAFYDTPHGVANALLLPYVMEYNAESAAAPKYKDIAKAMGVDVEGMNCEEGVKAAVEAVKALSISINIPQKLHEIGVKKEDIPALAVAAFNDVCTGGNPRTTSVADIEALYYKAF; encoded by the coding sequence ATTAACAGAATTATTTTAAACGAGACCTCTTACTTTGGAGCCGGATGTCGTAGTGTAATCGCAGTAGAAGCTGCTCGTCGCGGTTTTAAGAAAGCCTTTTTCGTAACAGACAAAGATCTGATTAAATTTGGTGTTGCTGCTGAAATTATCAAAGTGCTTGATGGCGCAAAAATTCCTTATGAGCTTTATAGTGATGTGAAAGCTAATCCTACCATCTCAAATGTGCAGAATGGTGTTGTTGCATTCAAAAAATCAGGAGCTGACTTCATTGTTGCCTTGGGTGGTGGTTCGTCCATTGATACAGCCAAAGGAATTGGTATCGTGGTTAATAATCCTGATTTTGCAGATGTGAAATCTCTGGAAGGTGTGGCTGATACAAAAAACAAAGCTGTTCCTACTTTTGCATTACCTACTACTGCCGGTACTGCTGCCGAGGTAACCATCAACTACGTCATTATTGACGAAGACGCAAAGAAGAAAATGGTTTGTGTAGATCCGAATGATATTCCTGCTGTTGCCATTGTTGATCCTGAATTGATGTACTCTATGCCTAAGAGTTTGACCGCTGCTACGGGTATGGATGCTTTGACGCATGCCATTGAGAGTTTCATTACTCCGGGTGCATGGGTGATGAGCGATATGTTTGAGTTGAAAGCGATCGAAATGATTGCTCAAAACCTCAAAGCTGCTGTGGACAATGGTAAAGACACGGTTGCACGTGAAGCGATGTCGCAGGCTCAATATATTGCTGGCATGGGATTCTCAAATGTTGGTTTAGGTATTGTTCACTCTATGGCTCATCCGCTGGGTGCATTTTATGATACCCCTCATGGTGTGGCTAATGCATTGCTGTTGCCTTATGTAATGGAATACAATGCAGAATCTGCTGCTGCTCCAAAATACAAAGACATCGCTAAAGCAATGGGTGTGGATGTAGAAGGTATGAATTGTGAAGAGGGAGTGAAGGCTGCTGTTGAGGCTGTAAAAGCACTTTCTATCAGCATCAACATCCCACAGAAGTTGCATGAGATTGGTGTGAAGAAAGAAGATATTCCTGCATTGGCGGTTGCAGCATTCAATGATGTTTGTACCGGTGGAAACCCTCGTACTACTTCGGTTGCTGATATTGAAGCATTGTACTACAAAGCATTCTAA
- a CDS encoding RagB/SusD family nutrient uptake outer membrane protein, with amino-acid sequence MKKCKILTIAVLVSSAVMTTSCGDDFLTSSSTEKPMAGAAATEGAILSSLGSAYQILLFDSYANNNYNGILFMSDLRSDDLYKGGGDAGDQAALYSLSQFRLSAAESLGGLWSIYFTGLARCNNAIIACANGNGVKAEKLKQYNAEAHFLRAYYVHLLWKFFGNIPYFEEPLQDPYMTKQITADEVYNKIMADLNIACEEGAMAMSSNTETDKGRACRAAALMLKARVVMYQKDQSKYVEVANDMATIIKSGKFQLMDDFAAMWLDENEFCKESIFESNQLPEGKTWSSGWSGYGTNLPAFISPNELKDPDAVFKGGWGFGPVRQSAYDMYEEGDLRRDGSINDWREASYGHRFQNTGLFQRKYAAREGYNPPPGDQDLNYCNNLRIFRYAETLLNYVELVKMDGVAEQQGISAQDCFNLIRKRAFGVDKPLDATAENIKAERHKEFLGEGMRFYDLVRWGDAVSVLTENDAEHNSVRTYSDNKKLIPIPLSEIEKTKGTGFELQQNAY; translated from the coding sequence ATGAAAAAGTGTAAAATATTAACCATTGCGGTTCTTGTGTCATCAGCAGTGATGACGACTTCTTGCGGCGATGACTTCTTGACTTCAAGTTCTACTGAGAAGCCTATGGCCGGAGCAGCAGCGACTGAGGGTGCTATTCTTTCCAGCCTTGGATCGGCTTATCAGATACTATTGTTTGATAGTTATGCTAATAATAACTATAATGGCATTTTGTTTATGTCCGATCTGCGTTCGGATGATTTGTACAAAGGTGGCGGTGATGCCGGCGACCAAGCTGCATTATATTCTTTGTCTCAGTTCCGTTTGAGTGCGGCTGAGAGTCTGGGCGGACTATGGAGTATTTATTTTACCGGTCTGGCTCGTTGTAACAATGCAATTATAGCTTGTGCAAATGGTAATGGCGTAAAAGCGGAAAAGCTGAAACAATACAATGCCGAGGCTCATTTCTTGCGTGCTTACTATGTACATTTACTTTGGAAATTCTTTGGAAATATTCCTTATTTTGAAGAACCGCTGCAAGATCCTTATATGACCAAGCAGATTACGGCGGATGAGGTTTATAATAAGATTATGGCTGACCTTAATATTGCTTGTGAAGAGGGAGCTATGGCAATGAGTAGCAATACCGAAACAGATAAGGGTCGTGCATGTAGAGCTGCTGCTTTGATGTTGAAGGCACGTGTTGTGATGTATCAGAAGGATCAGAGCAAATATGTAGAAGTTGCTAATGACATGGCGACTATTATTAAAAGCGGCAAATTTCAATTGATGGACGATTTTGCTGCCATGTGGCTGGATGAAAATGAGTTTTGCAAGGAATCTATTTTCGAAAGTAATCAGTTACCGGAAGGCAAAACATGGTCAAGCGGTTGGTCAGGTTATGGTACAAATCTTCCGGCATTCATTTCTCCGAATGAATTGAAAGATCCGGATGCTGTATTTAAAGGTGGCTGGGGTTTTGGTCCGGTACGTCAATCTGCTTATGATATGTACGAAGAAGGTGATTTACGCCGTGACGGTTCTATTAATGATTGGAGAGAAGCAAGCTATGGACATCGCTTTCAGAATACCGGCTTGTTCCAACGTAAATATGCTGCCCGTGAAGGTTACAACCCTCCTCCCGGAGATCAGGACTTGAATTATTGCAATAACTTGCGTATTTTCCGTTATGCCGAGACATTACTGAATTATGTGGAGCTGGTTAAAATGGATGGAGTAGCCGAACAACAGGGAATCAGTGCGCAAGATTGTTTTAATCTGATTCGTAAACGTGCATTTGGTGTTGATAAACCCCTTGATGCAACTGCTGAGAACATAAAGGCGGAGCGTCATAAAGAATTTTTAGGTGAAGGTATGCGTTTCTATGATTTGGTACGTTGGGGAGATGCTGTCAGCGTTTTAACGGAAAATGATGCGGAACATAATTCTGTTCGTACTTATAGTGACAATAAAAAGCTTATTCCTATTCCATTGAGTGAAATAGAGAAAACAAAGGGAACAGGATTTGAATTGCAACAAAATGCTTATTAG
- a CDS encoding TlpA disulfide reductase family protein, translating to MKKLIFLSALLILLMSATTVDQKGYTISGKVVGAKDGDTVILGYLDYMSIIPLDTAVIKNGEFLFSGNQEEPVFRYISLIKNGASTLGTDFVLENAPISITVEENKRGTTATPNNKLWNEYVEQENNISMKMNPFWEISEDTTKTESAREEAKKELKKLEIEQLDNLVNFMRSHITSGVTHILLSSYYQMLEPSRLETILSDMQKAGIKDELYLTVKTKLNALTTTAIGCKFTDIEMNDPEGKPFKLSTIVEKNKITMIDFWASWCGPCRAEIPNVIKAYEAYKDKGFEIVGVSLDNNGEAWRKSIKSLEMTWPQMSDLQGWKSKGGAAYDITSIPATVLINQKGEIVAKNLRGEELSKKLEELLR from the coding sequence ATGAAAAAACTAATTTTCTTATCAGCTTTACTTATCTTGTTAATGAGTGCCACCACTGTAGATCAAAAAGGATATACCATTTCAGGAAAAGTGGTTGGAGCCAAAGATGGAGACACGGTCATCTTAGGTTACTTAGATTATATGAGCATAATCCCTTTAGATACAGCCGTAATAAAGAATGGAGAGTTTCTATTTTCAGGAAATCAGGAAGAACCTGTTTTCCGATATATTTCTCTTATAAAAAATGGAGCATCTACATTAGGTACTGATTTTGTTCTTGAAAATGCTCCAATATCTATCACGGTTGAAGAAAATAAAAGAGGTACAACTGCAACACCAAACAATAAATTGTGGAATGAGTATGTCGAGCAGGAGAATAATATTAGTATGAAAATGAATCCTTTTTGGGAAATATCAGAAGATACAACTAAAACTGAAAGTGCTCGCGAAGAGGCAAAAAAAGAATTGAAGAAGCTAGAAATTGAGCAATTAGATAATCTCGTCAATTTCATGCGCTCTCACATCACATCGGGTGTTACTCACATTTTGCTCTCTAGTTACTACCAGATGTTAGAGCCGAGCCGTTTGGAAACGATCTTAAGTGATATGCAGAAGGCAGGTATTAAAGACGAGCTGTACTTAACAGTAAAAACGAAGCTAAATGCTCTTACGACAACGGCTATAGGTTGCAAGTTTACTGATATAGAGATGAATGACCCTGAAGGGAAGCCATTCAAATTGTCGACCATTGTAGAGAAAAACAAAATCACAATGATTGATTTCTGGGCAAGTTGGTGTGGACCTTGCAGAGCCGAAATACCTAATGTAATAAAAGCATATGAGGCATATAAAGATAAGGGGTTTGAAATAGTCGGCGTTTCATTAGATAATAATGGAGAAGCATGGAGAAAATCAATAAAATCTCTGGAAATGACATGGCCGCAAATGTCTGACTTACAAGGATGGAAGAGTAAAGGAGGTGCTGCCTATGATATTACATCCATCCCGGCAACTGTTCTTATTAACCAAAAAGGAGAGATTGTTGCCAAAAATTTAAGAGGAGAAGAATTATCCAAGAAATTGGAAGAATTGCTTCGATAA
- a CDS encoding PKD domain-containing protein, producing the protein MKNIFKSGFIALMAVLAMASCDPQESDDHALGAKPQESQLAFTVNPTVAKPNVVKLNNESTITGVVTWDLGNGKTAKGDAVSAEYPFKGEYTVAMTLYNTGGSTTITKVVSIANDDMSLLDTPMYNALTGGAANLQGKTWVFDQYHAGHLGVGPDKNDDGSKGTSPSWWSCPANGKLESSLYDQELTFVQVGVKLIWKNKGKIYTNKAGKDALGGTATVPGAGDFDVEYNPAESYTYALDETNKTLTLNGGAFVGHYTGNSKYEIVSLKEDELYLRVSSSVESNNAWYYRFIPKEKNVKPVIPVKAVKLSENFEAEKLTVDFARESMGKLDSLYSNPAPVPVNTSKKVYLYEKSTSFYSNISFTVAGYKFDLTKMNKVRMKVYIPSYNDYVTTAAVAGSGITINQLQKQVAVKLQNSETGNSAWESQTEVVKKNLPTDKWIELEFDFSGVKDRQDYDKIVIQFGGEGHAAPGIFFFDDFSFDE; encoded by the coding sequence ATGAAAAATATATTTAAATCGGGTTTTATAGCTTTGATGGCAGTTTTGGCAATGGCATCTTGTGACCCGCAAGAAAGTGATGACCATGCATTGGGTGCAAAGCCGCAGGAAAGTCAATTGGCATTTACCGTAAATCCCACTGTAGCTAAGCCAAATGTGGTAAAACTGAATAATGAGTCGACTATAACCGGTGTTGTAACATGGGATTTAGGAAATGGAAAAACAGCTAAAGGGGATGCTGTGAGTGCTGAATATCCATTTAAAGGAGAGTATACCGTTGCAATGACTCTTTATAATACTGGTGGCTCTACTACCATAACAAAAGTGGTGTCTATTGCAAATGATGATATGTCTTTATTGGATACTCCAATGTACAATGCGTTGACCGGTGGGGCTGCCAATTTGCAAGGCAAAACATGGGTCTTTGATCAGTATCATGCAGGACATTTAGGTGTAGGTCCTGACAAAAATGATGATGGTTCGAAAGGAACGTCACCATCTTGGTGGTCGTGCCCTGCCAACGGTAAGCTTGAGTCCAGTTTATATGATCAAGAGCTTACTTTTGTTCAAGTGGGTGTAAAACTGATTTGGAAGAATAAAGGGAAAATTTATACAAATAAAGCTGGTAAGGATGCTTTAGGTGGAACTGCGACGGTACCGGGTGCTGGTGATTTTGATGTGGAATATAACCCTGCTGAAAGCTATACTTACGCATTGGATGAAACAAATAAAACCTTAACCTTGAACGGCGGGGCTTTTGTAGGCCATTATACCGGAAATTCCAAGTATGAAATAGTTAGTCTGAAAGAGGATGAGTTGTATTTGAGAGTCAGTAGTTCTGTTGAGTCTAATAATGCCTGGTATTATCGCTTCATACCGAAAGAAAAGAATGTGAAACCGGTTATTCCGGTAAAGGCTGTGAAACTTTCCGAGAATTTTGAAGCAGAGAAACTTACTGTTGATTTTGCACGTGAAAGTATGGGGAAACTGGATTCTCTTTATTCTAATCCGGCACCTGTTCCCGTTAATACTTCTAAGAAAGTTTATCTGTATGAAAAGAGCACTAGCTTCTATTCTAACATCTCATTCACAGTCGCTGGTTATAAATTTGATCTGACGAAGATGAATAAGGTGCGGATGAAAGTCTACATTCCTTCCTATAACGATTATGTGACTACAGCTGCTGTGGCTGGTAGTGGGATTACTATTAATCAGCTGCAAAAACAAGTTGCAGTGAAGTTGCAAAATAGTGAAACCGGTAATAGTGCTTGGGAGAGTCAGACTGAAGTAGTGAAGAAAAATCTTCCTACTGATAAATGGATCGAGCTAGAATTTGACTTTAGTGGAGTGAAGGACCGGCAGGATTATGATAAAATTGTTATCCAATTTGGTGGCGAGGGTCATGCTGCACCAGGTATTTTCTTCTTTGACGATTTCTCTTTTGACGAATGA